The Brassica oleracea var. oleracea cultivar TO1000 chromosome C7, BOL, whole genome shotgun sequence sequence TGCCCACTTCCCATGAGAGCCCTCCGGTCTCTTTTTGAGCATGTTGACCACGGTTTTTTTCGTGGATTCGGCTTGTCCGTTAGACTGGGGGTGTCTGGGTGTGGCAAAGGTGAGCTTTATGCCCCAGTCCTTGCAGAACTCCTTGAAGTTGTGGCTTGTGAACTGTGGTCTGTTGTCGGTGACGATCTCATGGGGGACCCCGAAGCGAGTGATTACAATAGTCCACAGGAATTTTCGGATTTAGAGAAATAGTCAGTGACTATCATGAGGAAGACCTTCTGCCCCGGCGCCATAGGGAAATTCCCCACTATGTACATGCCCCACTTTCTAAAGGGCCATGGCAAGCTTATGGACTTGAGGTTCTCCGGGGGGAGCTTGGAAACTGGAGCATGCCTTTGACATTGGTCGCAGTGTTTGGCCCGCCTGTCGGCGTCGGTGGTCATCGCGGGCCAATAATAGCCTGCCCTCCTGGCTCGGAGCACCAGGCTCATGTTGCTAGAGTGGGATCCACAATTCTCTTCGTGTAGTTCTATAAAGATTCTAGCGGCTTCTCGAGGTATGACACACCTTAGGTATGGGCCTGAGAAGGATCTTCGGTATAGCTTCTACTGGGAGATACAATACATTGCTGCTTGTTTCTTGATTTTTCTGGCCTCGTTGCGGTCTTTCGGAAGATTGTCTTTACCGGATTAGGTGGGTCCTCCAGGTTTTGCCTTCTTCAACGGCAGAGATTTCCTCTGACTGGGGTTCTTCCATGGTAGCTGGGCATTGAAGCACGAGCAAGGGTATGCTCATCTGGCTGTTAGTTTCGAGGTCGGACCCTAGATTCACCAGGGCATCAGCTTTAGAGTTCTATTCCCTGGGGATTTGAGTGAGCTTGCAACTCTTGAATTTCTCGATGAGTCACTGGGTGACCGCCAGGTACTGGATCATGCTATCGTCCTTTGCTTGGTACTCTCCATGTACCTGGTTGATTATCAGCTGGGAGTCACTGAAAACCTGGATGTTTTCTACCCCCATCTGATGAGCGAGGGTTAGTCATGCGATTAGGGCTTCATACTCGCTTTCGTTGTTGGTCGCTTTCAAGTTGCATCTCACGGCCCTTGAGGCTGTGTTTCCTGTCGGCGAGGTAAGCACTATTCCCACTCCAACTCCCCTAATGTTGCTAGATCCATCAACGTGCAAGATCCACTCCCCCTCTTCCTTGGTTCTGCTTTGGAAGTGTACCTCTTGCTCCAAAGAGGGTAACAAGGCGGGGGAGAATTTGGCTATGAAGTCTGCTAGGACCTACAATTTTATAGCTGTAGTGGGTCGAACGATTATGTTGTATTCCCCCAGTTCCACAGCCCATTTATCTAGGCGTCCGGAGTCTTCGGGTATGTGAAGGATCAACTTTATAGGAAAGGAGGTGACAACCACGATTGGGTGAGCCTGTAAGTAGGGTCGGAGCTTGCGAGCGGCGACTATCAGTGCTAAGGCCAGCTTCTCTAGATGGCTATAGCGGGTTTCCGCATCCAGGAGGGCCTTACTTACATAATAGATGAGTAGCTGCTTGCTTCCCATTTCACGTATCAAGACGACGCTTACGGCGTGTTCCGAGACTGCTAGATATAGCAGCAGGACCTCGCCGAGCAGTGGCTTAGATAGGAGAGGAGGAGTGGTGAGGTAGGCCTTTAACTCAGCGTGAGCGCCTTCGGATTCTTCCGTCCACTGGAAGTCATTTGGGTTTTTGAGGGTCCCAAAGAAAGCGTGAAACTTGTCGGAGAGTCTGGAGATGAATCTGCTCAAGGCCGCCATTCTTCATGTTAGCTTTTGGACCTCCTTGACATTCCTCGGGGAAAGGATTGAATGGATGGCCCTGAGTTGCTCCGGGTTGGCTTTGATGCCCCGGTGGGTTACAATGTACCCGAGAAATTTGCCGGAGCTGACTCCGAAGGAGAATTTGGCTAGATTGAGCTTCATATTATACTTCCGGAGAGTGGAAAAGGCTTGCTACAGATGAGATATGTGGTCCTCGGCTTCCGGGGATTTGACCAGCATGTCGTCGATATAGACCTCCATGGTTCGTCCTATCTGGTCTGCAAATATCATGTTTACTAGTCGCTAGTAGTTTGATCTTGCGTTCTTTAGGCCGAAGGGCATAACCTTATAGCAGTAGATTCCTCTAGACGTCATGAAAGATGTTTTCTCCTGATCTTCCAGATGCATAAGTATTTGATTATATCCGGAGAAAGTATCCATGAAGCTCATCAGCTGGTGCCCCGCGGTGACGTCGACCAATTTGTCGATATGAGGTAAAGGGAAGGGATCCGTTCGACATGATTTATTGAGGTCTTTGAAGTCTATGCAGGCTCTCCACTTCCCGTTCTTTTTCTTGACTACGACGACGTTGGCCAGCCATTCTGGATACTGGACCTCACGAATGAACCCCATGCCGAGCAAACTTTTGACTTCCTCGTTGATGATTGCATCGCTTTCGAGAGCAAACTTCCTCCTCTTTTATCAGACGGGTTGATGTAGGGGATCCACCTGCAGCTTGTGCATGATGATCTCTGGGTCGATCCCAGGAATATCTGCGTGGGACCAAGCGAAGCAATCAGAATTAGACCTGAGAAAGTCTATTAACCTTCTCCTTAGTCCTTTGGTCAGCTTGACCCGATCTTGAGATGTCGGGTATGATCCCCTTCAGTTAACGGCATGTCGTCCATCTCCTCTACCTCCGGTTTCTCGGTGTGATGAGCTGGAGGCTTGCTCTGTAATTGCTATAAGACCTTGGTCTTCCCTTTCAGGGTAGTCTGGTAGCAGAAGTGAGAATGCTCTTGATCCCCTCTTATTTCCCTTATGCCCCAGGGTGTAGGGAATTTCAGTATCTGGTGAAGGGTTGAAGGGACGGCTCCCTTGCCGTGAATCCAGGGCCGTCCCAAGATCATGTTGTAAGACGAGTCGCAGTCAACAACCAGGAACTTGGTTGACATATTGATCCCGTCAATGTACACTGGGAGGGTCACCTCCCTGGCGGTCTGCTTGACTTCTCTGCTGAACCCTATGAGTAGGGTTATCCTCCGAGTTAAGGCGCTTTCCGCCAGCCGCAGATCCTTGTAGGCGGCCTAGAAGATGATGTTGTTGGAGCTTCCGTTGTCTATTAGGATCCTTTTCACCAGACAGTTCGCTATAGTGAGTGATATGACCAGAGCGTCATGATGTGGGGTGAGAACCCTTTCCTGCTTCTTGGCCGTGAAGCTTATTTCGTCTGTGCCTAGGAGCAGGCGTTTCGGCTTGGTTGCCTCTAGGCCATGCTTGGCGTTCCAGGTACTTTTCTTCGTGGCTGCGTGGCTTATGCTGCTGATCTCTGAACCGCCCGATATGACATGTATCACTCGGTCCTGTCTATGTGGCGAGCCGGGAGCAGCTTCAGTGGGCTTCCCCATTGTATCCTTTCTTAGATGGCTCTTGGCCTTCTCAGCAAGGAACTCCCTGAGGTGTCATTTTTTAAGCAATTCATTAACCTCGATCTTCAGTGTGATGCAGTCCTCCATTTTGTGACCGACGTCCCGATGGAAGTCGCACCAGAGACCACGGTTCCAGAGAGAATCGGGAGCTTTCATCTTCTGAGGCCACTTGACCTGTTGGCCCATCTGCCTCAGAACGTTGATTAGCTCCGACCTGAAGACGGAGAGGTGAGAGATGTCTGGCCACGTGGACACTGCCATCCCTTCTGCCTTCTCGATCGGCCGGTTCTGGTACCTTCCCCGGTTTCGATTTCCGGAGTCCCTGGCTGGTCGTTGAGAGGATCTCTCGTCTCGCTCGGTTCGGTCTGATCTGATCGTCTTGGGATCTTGCTTTTTCTGCGCCTTAGCACGACTGGTAACGTCTTCTTCCCACTTTACATGCGCCCAGGGTTGAGATAGGACGTTTTCCATGGTTTTACATTGATATTTCGTTAACTCCTTATAGAGATAGCAGTGGGGATGCTGTTGATATACCATGGATTTGACCCATTTTCACCCATAGTATATAAGTATTTTACTATTTATATACTATATATTATATCCTATTAGGTATGTTTTCAGGTTCAGAAGTATCTTGGAGTAAAGTGATGATTATGGAATATTTAGGAGCTTAAAAGAGATTTCATCCAAGCTGACCATAAGAGGTCGATACGAAGAAAACGAAATCGATCGATGTACATCCTGTACCATCGATCGATGTCGAGACACGGAGCCCGCGACTTGGTTCCAGCCGACTTTAAACCCAAGACTTCACCAAATTACAAGATTACCCCTGACGAGTTTTTAACGTAATAGTTATATACTTGCCTAAGTGTTAGGAGGCAAGAGAGAGTTTTGACAGACACAGTTTTACAGAGTTTTTCAGCCACCATTGTATTCTTCGGAGAGAAGATCATAGAGAGATTTGTGATTGGAACTTCATTTATTGATCTATTCTATTCTATGCATTTTTTATCTATATTTTGTGTTATGAATTGCTTAGTTATGTCTGAGTAGTTACTTGTTAGATTCAGGGTTCAAATAGGTTAGAGGGACTAGCCCAAACTATAGATTTGCTGAGTTGTGGTATTCATTGATAGATTGTTCTTACTGCTTGTTTTAGCCTTGCTAACTAGAACATGAACCTAGGAATTTACATGAGTCAAGCATCCTTGACCATCATGTCTTGAATCTAGTCTATCATACTAGGATTGCTAGAAAAAGGCTAACCGCTGATCTAGAAAGCTAGTGAGCATTATCAACATGCGCCTAGGGCTTAGCTAGAAGCATCGATCGATATTGTCTTCTGACAATCGATCGACATTGCGAAAGGTGTATCGATCTATATCCCAATAGGAACATCGATCAACACTTTCTTGTGATCAAAAGACTAACCGTTGAGATCCAAGATCTAGTTAGTTAACCAGTGAAAAATTGTCATCGCTGATCACTGTGATTAAGGAGTTGAGTTCTAATAAATCATGCATGTAACTCTTAGGCATCTATAGGATTATAATCTCCAACACCTAAATAGAAACCATGCATCTAATACCTTTCAAATAAGTTACACCCCCAATCATCTTGTTAGTCGAGCAATAGACTTGCTCAATTAGGATTGCTATTTACTTTTAAATCCATAAAACTACAAACATTTAGAATTAATAATTTAACTAGATTTAATAGGTTCCCTAGCTCCTTGTGGATTCGATCCCTAAGTACTACAATTGAACCTCTTATTTGAGAGAGTAATTCACTCCTAAGGGTAATCAGAGTGGTATCAAATTTGGCGCCGTTGCCGGGGAGCTTTGATCGCCTTTAGATAGAGTGTTATTGATTCTTATTCTTTTCTCTACCCCCATTCTAACACAAAAAAATTTCTTGTCTTTTCAGGTACATGCCCAGCAGTACCAGAAGCAACAAGGATAAACGATTGCTATTCTCAGAAGATCCTGCTCATTTGGAACGCACGATCCGCAAAGACCAACGTTCCACATCGCTCAACGCAACAGCTTTCACATCGACTGATTCTCGCATCCAACCGTCAAACGACACCCGACCTTCATCATCGACCGATCCACATCGTTTGACATCGATCGATACTACACCGCTTACATCGATCAATCCTTAATCGCGAAACATGGTTGCGATTGTGATTCTCATACATGATGAGAATGGAGACCTGTATGACCAGGATTGTCATCTGTGTAATGCAACAGGTTAGAAACTAGACGCTCAGGGGAATGTAATCCCTGATGCTGATGCTACAGGAGCTGCTCAACCAGTAGAAGAGGCTGCTCAACCAAAGGCACTGGCATACTACAATCGTCCAGACGAGCACTATGCCAATATATCAGCTATACGACATCCAGAGATTCAGAAGCAGAACTTTGAGCATAAGCCTCAGTACTACACACTCGTGTAGCAGCTACCCTACTCTGGGTTACCGCACGAGCATCCTATGGACCATCTAGAGAGTTTCGAGGATCTTATCGCTGCTATTCGTATGGATGGAGTCCCTGAGGACTACCTATTGTGCAAGCTCTTCAAGTATACTCTTACTGGAGAAGCGATGCACTGGCTTAAGCAGCTACCCACATGATCTTTAACATCCTGGGCCGACATCAAGAATGCTTTCTTGCGAAACTTTTTTGATGAGGCACGCGCTGAAGACTTGAGGAGCAAAATCGCCACATTCGCGCAGGAGACTAGAGAGTCTTTCAAAGATGCGTTGATCAGATTCAAGTTATTCCAGCGAGACTGTCCACACCACGGATTCAATAAAGTGCAACTGCTGAGCACTTTCTTCAAAGGTATCGCCTTGAGGTATCATATGGCTCTTGATACAGCTAGTGAGGGAAACTTCAACACCAGACTTTGCCTTTTAACAACCCTACAAAAGAGGACGAGATTATTATTCAATAGGCAGTTGGGCAGACAGTGGATTCCATGAAATTTTTGCAGTAGAGACCGTAATTACTTCACCCAATGAGGATCCTACTGAGGAGTATGATGAAGATTACTGGAAGGAAAGAGCTATTGAGATTGATATGCAAGATAACAGATATTCACAGCATTCCTTCAACAACATATCTCCACCATCGACCGACAGAGTCTACTCAGCATCGGTCGACACCCACCCTCATCCAGCAAAACGATCTTGTGCATCAATCGATACCACACCTGGTACATCGATCGATATTAAGGCCGCCGCCTTCAAAAAGGAAAAAGGGAATATTCCAATTCCAAATAGGTTTACCAATACCTATACAAGGTGTTTTGCACCCCAGATTACTTCTCACAACATAGAAGCAGAAAAGATGAATGCTCCCACAAATCAATCAGAAGGAACATCCAGAAAGAGCATTCAATCCAGAAACCCTAACTCTCAATTTACTAAAAAAAGGATATGAGCATTGATTATGATTTTATAACTCCTGATGAATTTGGTATTTTGAGGGACTCAGATGGCCATGCAAGAGCTATGGATGGAAGGATTCTAAAAGCATCCAGAGAGGACATAGCAGATATTCTTCAAGTGGCCAATGGACCAGACAACTTGTTTATGCAGCAACGCAGCACTCCAGACACCAGATCAGCTGTTCCAGACAAATATCCAAGAGCCAACACAACTGGAATTGGTTCACACCAATCGTGCATACCTGTTGGCCAAGCATCGATCGACAAGGTTGCTTCTACATCGCTCGACAGGGTAACACCAACGTCGCTTGATACGGTACCGTCGCCATCGATCGACAGATGTTACAAATTTGGACATCGCGCT is a genomic window containing:
- the LOC106302581 gene encoding uncharacterized protein LOC106302581; amino-acid sequence: MENVLSQPWAHVKWEEDVTSRAKAQKKQDPKTIRSDRTERDERSSQRPARDSGNRNRGREFLAEKAKSHLRKDTMGKPTEAAPGSPHRQDRVIHVISGGSEISSISHAATKKSTWNAKHGLEATKPKRLLLGTDEISFTAKKQERVLTPHHDALVISLTIANCLAAYKDLRLAESALTRRITLLIGFSREVKQTAREVTLPVYIDGINMSTKFLVVDCDSSYNMILGRPWIHGKGAVPSTLHQILKFPTPWGIREIRGDQEHSHFCYQTTLKGKTKVL